The following proteins are co-located in the Enoplosus armatus isolate fEnoArm2 chromosome 8, fEnoArm2.hap1, whole genome shotgun sequence genome:
- the cox4i2 gene encoding cytochrome c oxidase subunit 4 isoform 2, mitochondrial, protein MLHLTAGRVGSLMARRATLALTTSSARMASHEVAESVDMSQPLYLDRRDTPLPDRAYKEVLTAGDKSLKQKEKGPWTQLTREEKIALYRLTFHQTYEEMRQPTEEWKTVMGGIFIFLGFTGLLVWWQRVYVFPERPRTFDDEWQSKQLKRMLDMRINPVEGLSAQWDYEKGQWK, encoded by the exons ATGCTCCACCTGACCGCAGGGCGCGTGGGAAGCCTCATGGCCAGGCGCGCGACACTGGCCTTGACCACCAGCAGCGCGAGGATGGCGAGCCACG AGGTAGCAGAGTCGGTGGACATGTCTCAGCCGTTGTACTTGGACCGTCGGGACACCCCTCTGCCTGACAGAGCCTACAAAGAGGTCCTGACTGCTGGTGACAAGAGCctgaaacagaaggagaaaggaCCCTGGACCCAGCTgaccagagaggagaagattgCCT TGTACCGGCTGACGTTCCATCAGACCTACGAAGAGATGAGGCAGCCGACAGAAGAGTGGAAGACCGTCATGGGCGGTATCTTCATCTTTCTGGGCTTCACTGGCCTGCTGGTCTGGTGGCAGAGAGTCTACG TGTTCCCTGAGCGCCCAAGGACCTTTGACGACGAGTGGCAGTCCAAACAGCTGAAGAGGATGTTGGACATGAGGATCAACCCGGTCGAAGGCTTGTCAGCCCAGTGGGACTATGAGAAGGGCCAGTGGAAGTAA